CCGGCGCAGCTTCTCTTTTTCAATAGTAGCGTTAAGTTCGGCCATGGGCATGGCGGTATATTCGTTATCTATTTTAATAAAATCAGAGGGATGCATTTCCAGTACCGTATCCTTCTGCGGGGCATTCCTGATGCGGGTTTCCTTCAGTCCGTTTACATACCTTATATCCGGGCTCATGATGCTCCAGCGGCGTTTTAAGGAGTCGTATGTAATACGGTCTGACGTGAGCTTTTCGCGCAGTTTATCGCCATCATACTTTTCCATTATAAAGGTATAACCGGTGTTGATGGTCTTATCAAAATTCTGCAGGTACACATACGTATTCTTGTCAATCTGCATGTGTACATCGCTGCGAGTAGGGTCGCCATTGCCGTTAAAACCGTTCTCGTTCTCAAAGGTAATTTTGAGCTTATTGGTATACGGGATGAGGTAAACGTTGGCATAAAACGATATGATGAATACAACTGTAGCCGATATAAAATAAGGCCTTAAAAAGCGGTTAAAGCTGGCCCGGCTGCTCAGTATCGGTACAATTTCGGTCTGGTTGGCCATCTTCGCGGTAAAGAAAATTACCGCCAGAAAGTTGATCAGCGGTGACAGCATGTTCATGTAAAACGGAATGAAACCGCCGTAATAATCGGTAGCGATTTCATACACAGAACTGCCTGATTGCAGGAAATTATCAATGTGCTCGGAGATATCGAACACTACCGTAATAACCACAAAAATCATCAGCGTAAAGGCAAAAGTGCCCAGGTATTTGCCGATGATATACCGGTCAATTACCGGTAAATATTTCCTGATGATTTTCTTCACAGTTTATAAACGTTGCCCCAGGGTTTTAACCATTTTATTCTTCCAGTCGTAAAAATCACCTACAATAATGCGTTCACGCGCCTGCCCAACCAGCCATAAATAAAAGTGCAGGTTATGCAATGATGCTATCTGCGCGCCCAGCATTTCGCCCGAGTGGATGAGGTGCCTTAAATAGGCCTTGCTGTAAGCCGTATCGGCAAACAGGTCGCTATCTGCCTCAATAGGCGTAAAGTCGTTCTTCCACTTCTCGTTCTTAATATTTATGATGCCGTTTTTTGTGAAAAGCATGCCATTGCGGGCATTGCGCGTAGGCATTACACAATCAAACATATCTACGCCCAAGGCAATGTTTTCGAGTATGTTAACCGGTGTACCTACGCCCATTAAATAACGTGGTTTTTGCTGCGGTAATATATCGCATACAATTTCTGTCATGGCATACATTTCCTCGGCCGGTTCACCTACTGAAAGGCCGCCTATAGCGTTGCCTTCACGCTCAAATGAGGCGATAACCTCGGCTGAGCGTACACGTAGATCTTTATATACCGAGCCCTGCACTATCGGAAACAATGTTTGGTTGTACCCATATTTAGGCTCAGTGCTATCAAAGCGGTCGCAGCAGCGTTTAAGCCAGCGGTGCGTCATCTCTATAGAGTTTTTGGCATAGCGGTAATCGCAGGGGTACGGCGTACACTCATCAAAAGCCATAATAATATCGGCCCCAATAATGCGCTGAATGTCCATCACATTCTCAGGCGTAAACAGGTGTTTTGAGCCATCCACATGCGAGCGGAAGGTAACCCCTTCCTCCTTTATTTTACGTACATCAGTAAGCGAATACACCTGGTAGCCGCCGCTATCAGTTAAAATGGGCTTTTCCCAGCCGTTAAACTTGTGTAAACCACCTGCCTGTTCAATAGTATTGAGACCCGGCCGCAGGTATAAATGGTAAGTGTTACCTAATATAATTTGTGCTTTAATATCATCAGCCAGTTCGCGCTGATGTACGGCTTTTACAGTACCCGCGGTGCCCACAGGCATAAAAATGGGGGTTTGTATGGTGCCGTGATCGGTAGTTATCTCGCCCGCCCGGGCTTTCGAAAACTTATCTTGTGCTGCTAAAGTGAATTTCATTATAAGAATGCAAAATTAACAAATAACTGTATACTAAATATTTGTTTATTTTTAGCTTGACATAGGCCTTATTTCGGCTGATTTTAACAACTTTGCAGCTATAAATTTTTCGGTTGGAAACGTATTTACTCGACGCGCTGCTGTTATTTTTTCAGATCTGCTTCATCAGTCAGCTTTTTTATTTGGTAGGATATCACAGCAAACTCGCGGCATACAAGCCGCTGGAGCAATTGCAACCAGCAAATATCCCGGTTTCTGTAATCATCAGCGCACGTAATGAGTATGATAACCTTAAATATAATTTACCGCTTATATTAGAGCAAAACTATCCTGATTTTGAGGTAGTGGTGGTTAACGATTGCTCGGTTGATGAGTCGGATTTGCTACTACTCGAGCTGCAAAACCGGTACAAACACCTTAAAGTAGTTACCATAACTGAACACGTACGATTTAAAACGGGTAAAAAATTCGCGCTCACCTTAGGTATAAAAGCGGCTAAAAACGAACATTTATTGTTTACTGATGCCGATTGTACTCCCGCGACTGACGATTGGGTTGCCCGTATGGCGCTTAATTTTACAACAGGTGCGCAGATAGTTTTAGGCTATTCGCCTTATACCAAAACAGGGGGCTTTATAAATACCTTCACCCGGTTTGAAACGGTGAAAACCGCTATTAGCTACCTCTCAGCCGCCCTGCGCGGCGATGCTTACATGGGCATAGGCCGCAACCTAGCTTATACCAAAACCTTGTTTTTTAGCAATAAGGGCTTTGCGGCGCATATGCACGTATTGCCGGGCGATGATGATCTGTTTGTAAACCAGAATGCCACGCCTGATAATGCCATCATCGAGATACACCCCGACGCGTTTATGTACACGCAATCTAAAACTACCATGAGTGGCTGGTACCGGCAAAAAAAACGGCACATGGGGGTAGGTAAATTGTATAAAAATAAACATCGCCGAATGTTGAGCTGGGATGCCATGAGCGGCTTTTTATTTTATATATTACTGGCGGTTTTGTTAGTTTTAAAGGTGGAACCGCTGCTGGTTTCAGGTATGTTTTTTTTGCGTTTGCTAACAATAATTTTAATTTATAATAAAATTTTAAAAACTTTAAAAGCAAAAGATTTGTTGATTTATTTACCAATCCTTGACATTGTTTACTACATTTATTTGAACATATTCGGATTGATTGGGACATTCATAAAAACAACCCAATGGAAATAAACACCAATTTCACCGAGAACGCCAAAAACGATTTTCATTTAGTTGTAAAGGCTCGCCAGGGCGACCAAAAAGCCTATGCTGATCTGATGGTGCGTTATAAGGATTCCATCTATTTCATGATCCTCAAGATGGTGAACAATAAGGAAGACGCCATGGACCTGATGGTGGAAACCTTTGCCAAAGCCTTTGAAAAACTGGATAAATATCAGCCTGATTACGCATTCAGCACCTGGCTGTTCAGGGTGGCTACTAACAATTGTATTGATTTTATACGGAAAAAAAAGCTGAATACCATGTCTATCCACGGTATGCTGGACGAAGAGGGTGAGGAAAAACCACTGCAAATAAGAGCCGATACGCTTAATCCGGAAGAAACATCTATAAAAAAACAGCAAACTAAGGAGCTGAAACAACTGATTGAAGGCTTACCTTTGCGTTATCGAAACCTTATTACCCTGCGGTATTTTGATGAACTATCGTACGAGGAGATAGCCCAGCAGCTTGACCTGCCTTTAGGTACTGTTAAAGCACAATTGTTCAGGGCGCGCTATCTGCTGGGTAATATTATTAACCGTTACAACCGGGATGACATCTGAAATTCTACTAAAATACTTTCCTGAAATTACTGCGGAGCAGTTAAAACAATTTGAACAACTGCCCGATCTTTACACGCACTGGAATAACCAGATCAACGTAATATCTCGTAAGGACATTGATCAATTGTATGAGCGCCACGTGCTGCACTCCTTAGGCATAGCCAAGGTAATGGCCTTTAAACCCGGCGAAAAGGTGCTTGATGTGGGTACCGGCGGCGGTTTTCCGGGTGTGCCCTTAGCTATTATGTTCCCGCAAACGCGGTTTCATTTGGTCGATTCGATCGGTAAAAAAATCAAGGTGGTAACCGAAGTTGCCGCTGCGTTAGGTTTGCAAAACCTGCAAGCTACACATGCCCGTGCCGAGCAGATCAATGAAAAATTTGATTTTGTGGTATCGCGCGCGGTTACGCGTTTAAAGGAGTTTTATCCCTGGGTAAAGGGTAAGTTCAACAAGCAATCGGGCAATGTTTTGCCTAACGGGATACTGTATTTAAAGGGGGGGGACCTAAACGAAGAAATTGCCGAGTCGGGTTTAACCGTTCAGCAATTCTATCTCAAAAACTACTTTGATGCGGAGTTTTTTGAGACCAAGCAGGTGATATATGTTAAGGTTTAGCTTTTAGGATAATATGCTGTAATAACCACTTCGTTTAAGGAATAGTTGGTTTTATCTGATTTCTCTATTATATATAAAGACTCCTTTTTATCAGCATTTGATGCGTCCTTTGGTCCACTTGGCTCAAAAAATATTTTATCATCCGGCATCATGATCTGGTACGATACAGGTATGGTATAGTCGGCATTAGGTTTCGCTGGTAGTGGATCTTTGTAAGTCAAAATGGCCCGTGCAATCTCTTTTGAAAGCGCTTCGTTTGGCGAACGCAATACAATCACATCCTTTATCGTGTTATCAGCATTCAATACTAATTTGAAAAGGGTACGGCCGGTAACTTTGTTCTCTAATTCTACCCTCGGGTAGCGCGAATGCTTGGCAATGTAAGCGTAAAAAGCACTGAAATCATCTTGCTGCTTTACAACCTGAGCAACTTTAGTTTTTTCAATTTTAGGCGGAGTACCGGGTTGTGCCCGAATGTTTAAATCCTTAGCCTGTTTGCTTGTTAACCCGGTTATGGTAACGGTGCATATAAAATTCGCATTTTTAGTTAGGGATGATTTCCGAAAACGCACATAGTCATTTGCGAGGGTAACAAAATTTACGCCTATTATATAGGTACCAGGTTCAACCTTTAATTTACCCGAAAATTTATGAAAAGCGCTTACTGCGGCATTGCCAAACACATTTTTTGCCGGCGCTAACAGTCTTACATCGCCAACCCCACCGCTTTTATCTACATCAAAACTTACACTCAGGCCCGCAAATTTTGTTTTATTGATTTCTGACGCGGGAAATTTTATGTGCTTGCCAAGGTAAGTGGTTAAGGCCGTGAAATCGTTTTTAACAACAGTCGGCGCGGGTATCCTCAAACCGGTATCAGCCTGATGTAGCTCGGTGGTTAAAAGATTAATTTCTGCCTTTGTTGCCTCACCTCCGCTATACAGATCAAACGTTGGATAATCCTTACTAAAGCTAAGTGTTGATAGGCACAATGTTCCGGCCGTGATTGGGATGGCCATCAGGTATTTCAGCCTTGCTGCGCTACCTGAACGTGGTTTGTTTAACATAACTATACGGTTTTTTAAAAGATTAGCATTGAAAAACGAGTTGGTTGCCGCCGGGCCTTGCAAACCATAGGCGCTGTTAAGCAGGAAGGAAGAGTAGGTGATGTTATCGGTTTCGGTGGTAGCGGTAAACTCGTCGGCAATGTACTCATGTACGGTTTTCAGGCTGTTTTGCAGCATGTAAACTACCGGATTAAACCAGTTCACCATCTTTAGCAACTCAGTAAAAACAATATCTGCCGAGTGTTTTTGCCCGATATGCACCATTTCGTGCGCGATAATAGTGTGCCTGTTATGCAGGTTTTTACCGATGAACAGGTAATTAAAGAATGAAAAGCCGGTGTTTTCGTCCTCAAGTTCAATAAGGTCACAATGTACGGAATTGATCTTTTTACTGTTGCTGATGATGCGGTAAAGCTTAAAAAGCTTGATGCCGAACAGCACCAACGCGATAACCACGCCCAGCACATATATCCCTGATAAAACGTTTGCCAGGTTAATTGCTACCGGGTTAGATACCGGGGCAACCTGTTGAAAATTAATCGTGGGGACAACCGTTGGTGTTGTGGCAACGCTAACCACCTGGGCAGCTGTTTCCGCAGGTTTCAGCCAGCCAATCTGCATAAAGGGCAGCAAAAAGGCTATAACGCTGGTGCTGATCAGGTACCAGCGGTTAGCGGTATAAAAGGTTTCGTTACGCAGCAAAAGCAGGTAAAGTGCGTAAAAAATCGCCAGGTAGAGGTTGGCTTCGAGCAGGTAATACAGCCAGTTCATTTCTTCTCATTTTTAAGTTTTTCAATCAGTTCAGCAATTTCATCCAACTCCTTTATGCCGAGTTTCTTTTCGTCGGCAATGAACGACACCAGGCTTTTATAGGAATTATCAAAATAATTGTTAACTATCTTATTGAGGCTGAATTTTTTGTAATCATCCTCGCTTATTAGCGGAAAGTACACGTGTGAGTTGCCGTAAGCCTTATGGTCAACAAAACCCTTACCCTCCAGCACGCGCACCACAGTTGATACGGTGTTGTATGCAGGCTTTGGTTCGGGCATTCGTTCGAGTACATCTTTTACAATGCCCTCGTTGAGTTGCCATAGTATCTGCATCACTTGCTCTTCTGCCTTGGTTAGTTCCTTCGTCATTTATACCTAAACTATTTTTATAGTTACAAATGTATAACTATATATGTAGTTTGCAAACTATTTTTATAGTTTATTTTAAATGCTAAAATAGTTAGGACGATTAAGCGCTATTTTTTATTTTCGGTCGATTTAAAACCATGTCGCTACTCCATCAAATTGCCCTTACAAACCTTAAAAACATAGGTGCTACGCTTTCAAAAACCATAGTTGCCTACTTTGGCGATGCCGAAAAGGTGTTTGCCGGTAACGAAAAAAGGTTGATGAAGGTGCCCGGCATCGGCGAGAAAACGGTAGCCGGCTTAAATTTTGCCGAAGCCCTGCGCAAGGCTGAAGCGGAAGCGAAGTTTGTGGAGAAGCATAATATTGATGTGCTTTTATATACCGATCCGCGCTACCCGAAACGGTTGAAAAATTGTCCGGACGCGCCTTTGCTGCTTTATAGCAGGGGCAAGGCCAACCTTAATACCCAACACGTAATCAGCATAGTAGGAACGCGCAACGCTACCGATTACGGTAAGCTGCTTTGTAAACAATTGATAGAAGAGTTGCAGCAGTACAATGTGCTGATAGTAAGCGGGCTTGCCTTGGGTATTGACGTAGCGGCGCATAAGGAGTGCCTGCGTTTAAATGTGCCAACCATAGGCGTGTTAGGGCACGGACACGACCGGCTATACCCCAGCCAGAACAAACAGGTGGCCGAAAAGATGCTTGAGCAGGGCGGCATACTAACCGAATATCCATCAGGCACCCGGCCCGACAGGGAGAAATTCCCGGCGCGTAACCGCATAGTGGCCGGTATGGCCGATGCTACCATTGTGGTTGAAGCCAGCATAAAAGGCGGCGCGCTGATTACCGCGGAAATTGCCAACTCCTATAACCGCGATGTGTATGCCTTTCCCGGCAGGTTGGGTGACGAGTTTTCAGAAGGATGTAACTTTTTGATACGTAACAATAAGGCAGGATTAATTACCTGTATGGCTGATGTGGCTTACAGCCTGGGTTGGGAGAAGAACGACAGCGTTAAACCGAAAGAGCAATTGGCTTTACCTATCGATTTGCCCGATGATGAGCGACTGATTTTAAATATTTTGCGGGAATATAAAACGCTCGCCATTGATGAACTGACCATAAAAACCGGCATGCCCATGAGCCAGCTGGCCATGGCTTTGCTGAATATGGAGATGCAGGGCTTTATTACCTCGCTGCCCGGTAAAGTTTACCGTTTAGGTTGATCAGGGCGCATCGTAAAATAGCAGTTTGCCTGCATCTTCGGTAACTTCGGCCCAACTTTCAATATCCAGTTCAATTAATGCGATTCCTGAAGTATCCATTTGCTGCGGCGAGCCGGTGAGGTAGTACAGTATTTCGCTGATGCCGGGGTTATGTCCAACCAAAGCAACAAAATTGGCGCCGTCAGTAAACCTGCTAACTACTTCAAGCAGTGTTTTAGGTGTGGCATCGTAAATATCTTTATTGGTCTGCGGCTGATGGATAGATAAATGTTCCGTAAAAATATGGGCTGTCCCCATGGTACGTAACGCCGGGCTCGATATCAATAACTGCGGTTTTATGCCTTTGGCCATAACCCGCTCAGCCATCGTAGTGGCTTCGCGAATGCCTTTTGGGGTAAGCGGGCGTTCAAAATCAATATATCCACCCTCGTGGGTAGCTTGCGCGTGGCGTATTAGCAGCAGTTTTTTCATATTTTAAATCAAGATGATTTAATTTCAACTGACGGCGCAAAGTTTTGTTTTTTAAAAATTGGTGGGCAGAATTAGCGGTTTATTTATCGGCGAAATCAACAATAGGCGCTTCGGGCATATCGTTCATGCATTTAAAATGCCCCAGTGGGCATTTGGGCAAGCCAAATTTTGAGCAGGGGCGACAGGAGAGTTCAATCCCGGCCACCAGCGTTTCATCAACCTGGTAGGGTTGTACGCCCAACAATTCCGGCACGGTTCCGCCCCAGATGGAGGCTATCGGTTTGTTAAAAGCCTCGGCAATATGGGTAAGGCCGGTATCAAAACCGATAATACTTTTAGCTTGCGACACCAGGAAAACCGATTCATCAAGCGTAGTTTTGCCACATAAGTTGATGACACGGCTGCCGACATCAGCGCTTATCTCATCCCCATTGGCGGCTACATCATTACCACCCAATAGTACGATGGGCAGGTTAATTTGCTTACAAATATTGGTGATTTTGTAATTCGGCATCCGCTTGGTAAAGTGCGTTGCCCCGATTATAAAGGCCACAAAGCCGTCTTGGTGCGATGCAGGCAGTAAATTCGTTAAGCTGTATTGTCCGTTTATGTAGTAGTTGATAGGCTCCCCATCGTTTACTACGCCTAAAAATGTCACGGTTTCAAGGTAGCGGTCAACCAAATGCGTGTGCGGCACTAAGTCCAATTTGAATTTTAGGCTAAGCCATTTACGTAAACGCTGCTTTTTGTAGGTAGATGCCGGTATGCCGGTACGTAGTTTAATAATGGCGGTGCGCAGGTTGTTGTGCAAATCAATAATATGATCGTACTTTTCGGCTTTTATCTCACGGATGGTTTCGCTCAGCGTATCTTTTAACAACAGTAGCTTATCCAGGTAAGGGTTATTGTTGTAGATGTATTTGAATGCCGGCTTGGTTAAAAAATGGATCTCGGCATTTGGCAATTGCTTTTTGAGGCAGCGTACAACAGGAGTGGTATAAATAATATCGCCCATCGAGCTAAAGCGGATCACCAGTATCTTCATACTTAACCGGCCTTGTTTTGATCTTTTATCCGGTTAATAATAGATGTTGATGAATAGCCTTCAACAAAAGTAATGGTTTTTACCTCGCCGCCATTGGCTATCACTTCCTTAGCGCCTACAATATTTTCAACCGAGTAATCAGCGCCTTTTATCAGTATATCAGGCAGTAAAGTACTGATCAGATCAAGTGGTGTATCCTCCCCGAAAATGATAATGGCATCTATAAAAAACATAGCGGCGAGCAAAGCCG
This genomic interval from Mucilaginibacter defluvii contains the following:
- the tgt gene encoding tRNA guanosine(34) transglycosylase Tgt codes for the protein MKFTLAAQDKFSKARAGEITTDHGTIQTPIFMPVGTAGTVKAVHQRELADDIKAQIILGNTYHLYLRPGLNTIEQAGGLHKFNGWEKPILTDSGGYQVYSLTDVRKIKEEGVTFRSHVDGSKHLFTPENVMDIQRIIGADIIMAFDECTPYPCDYRYAKNSIEMTHRWLKRCCDRFDSTEPKYGYNQTLFPIVQGSVYKDLRVRSAEVIASFEREGNAIGGLSVGEPAEEMYAMTEIVCDILPQQKPRYLMGVGTPVNILENIALGVDMFDCVMPTRNARNGMLFTKNGIINIKNEKWKNDFTPIEADSDLFADTAYSKAYLRHLIHSGEMLGAQIASLHNLHFYLWLVGQARERIIVGDFYDWKNKMVKTLGQRL
- the dprA gene encoding DNA-processing protein DprA, which encodes MSLLHQIALTNLKNIGATLSKTIVAYFGDAEKVFAGNEKRLMKVPGIGEKTVAGLNFAEALRKAEAEAKFVEKHNIDVLLYTDPRYPKRLKNCPDAPLLLYSRGKANLNTQHVISIVGTRNATDYGKLLCKQLIEELQQYNVLIVSGLALGIDVAAHKECLRLNVPTIGVLGHGHDRLYPSQNKQVAEKMLEQGGILTEYPSGTRPDREKFPARNRIVAGMADATIVVEASIKGGALITAEIANSYNRDVYAFPGRLGDEFSEGCNFLIRNNKAGLITCMADVAYSLGWEKNDSVKPKEQLALPIDLPDDERLILNILREYKTLAIDELTIKTGMPMSQLAMALLNMEMQGFITSLPGKVYRLG
- a CDS encoding glycosyltransferase; the encoded protein is METYLLDALLLFFQICFISQLFYLVGYHSKLAAYKPLEQLQPANIPVSVIISARNEYDNLKYNLPLILEQNYPDFEVVVVNDCSVDESDLLLLELQNRYKHLKVVTITEHVRFKTGKKFALTLGIKAAKNEHLLFTDADCTPATDDWVARMALNFTTGAQIVLGYSPYTKTGGFINTFTRFETVKTAISYLSAALRGDAYMGIGRNLAYTKTLFFSNKGFAAHMHVLPGDDDLFVNQNATPDNAIIEIHPDAFMYTQSKTTMSGWYRQKKRHMGVGKLYKNKHRRMLSWDAMSGFLFYILLAVLLVLKVEPLLVSGMFFLRLLTIILIYNKILKTLKAKDLLIYLPILDIVYYIYLNIFGLIGTFIKTTQWK
- a CDS encoding SixA phosphatase family protein translates to MKKLLLIRHAQATHEGGYIDFERPLTPKGIREATTMAERVMAKGIKPQLLISSPALRTMGTAHIFTEHLSIHQPQTNKDIYDATPKTLLEVVSRFTDGANFVALVGHNPGISEILYYLTGSPQQMDTSGIALIELDIESWAEVTEDAGKLLFYDAP
- a CDS encoding M56 family metallopeptidase, which codes for MNWLYYLLEANLYLAIFYALYLLLLRNETFYTANRWYLISTSVIAFLLPFMQIGWLKPAETAAQVVSVATTPTVVPTINFQQVAPVSNPVAINLANVLSGIYVLGVVIALVLFGIKLFKLYRIISNSKKINSVHCDLIELEDENTGFSFFNYLFIGKNLHNRHTIIAHEMVHIGQKHSADIVFTELLKMVNWFNPVVYMLQNSLKTVHEYIADEFTATTETDNITYSSFLLNSAYGLQGPAATNSFFNANLLKNRIVMLNKPRSGSAARLKYLMAIPITAGTLCLSTLSFSKDYPTFDLYSGGEATKAEINLLTTELHQADTGLRIPAPTVVKNDFTALTTYLGKHIKFPASEINKTKFAGLSVSFDVDKSGGVGDVRLLAPAKNVFGNAAVSAFHKFSGKLKVEPGTYIIGVNFVTLANDYVRFRKSSLTKNANFICTVTITGLTSKQAKDLNIRAQPGTPPKIEKTKVAQVVKQQDDFSAFYAYIAKHSRYPRVELENKVTGRTLFKLVLNADNTIKDVIVLRSPNEALSKEIARAILTYKDPLPAKPNADYTIPVSYQIMMPDDKIFFEPSGPKDASNADKKESLYIIEKSDKTNYSLNEVVITAYYPKS
- a CDS encoding LptF/LptG family permease — encoded protein: MKKIIRKYLPVIDRYIIGKYLGTFAFTLMIFVVITVVFDISEHIDNFLQSGSSVYEIATDYYGGFIPFYMNMLSPLINFLAVIFFTAKMANQTEIVPILSSRASFNRFLRPYFISATVVFIISFYANVYLIPYTNKLKITFENENGFNGNGDPTRSDVHMQIDKNTYVYLQNFDKTINTGYTFIMEKYDGDKLREKLTSDRITYDSLKRRWSIMSPDIRYVNGLKETRIRNAPQKDTVLEMHPSDFIKIDNEYTAMPMAELNATIEKEKLRRPEFLPAIYYEKYRRFVYPLSTYVLTLMGVSLSSRKVRGGIGLPLGIGIFLCFAYIVVDKFATVFAIQGGVPPLISVFIPNALFGVLGYYLLLKAPK
- the rsmG gene encoding 16S rRNA (guanine(527)-N(7))-methyltransferase RsmG, producing MTSEILLKYFPEITAEQLKQFEQLPDLYTHWNNQINVISRKDIDQLYERHVLHSLGIAKVMAFKPGEKVLDVGTGGGFPGVPLAIMFPQTRFHLVDSIGKKIKVVTEVAAALGLQNLQATHARAEQINEKFDFVVSRAVTRLKEFYPWVKGKFNKQSGNVLPNGILYLKGGDLNEEIAESGLTVQQFYLKNYFDAEFFETKQVIYVKV
- a CDS encoding glycosyltransferase family 9 protein, producing the protein MKILVIRFSSMGDIIYTTPVVRCLKKQLPNAEIHFLTKPAFKYIYNNNPYLDKLLLLKDTLSETIREIKAEKYDHIIDLHNNLRTAIIKLRTGIPASTYKKQRLRKWLSLKFKLDLVPHTHLVDRYLETVTFLGVVNDGEPINYYINGQYSLTNLLPASHQDGFVAFIIGATHFTKRMPNYKITNICKQINLPIVLLGGNDVAANGDEISADVGSRVINLCGKTTLDESVFLVSQAKSIIGFDTGLTHIAEAFNKPIASIWGGTVPELLGVQPYQVDETLVAGIELSCRPCSKFGLPKCPLGHFKCMNDMPEAPIVDFADK
- a CDS encoding RNA polymerase sigma factor translates to MEINTNFTENAKNDFHLVVKARQGDQKAYADLMVRYKDSIYFMILKMVNNKEDAMDLMVETFAKAFEKLDKYQPDYAFSTWLFRVATNNCIDFIRKKKLNTMSIHGMLDEEGEEKPLQIRADTLNPEETSIKKQQTKELKQLIEGLPLRYRNLITLRYFDELSYEEIAQQLDLPLGTVKAQLFRARYLLGNIINRYNRDDI
- a CDS encoding BlaI/MecI/CopY family transcriptional regulator — protein: MTKELTKAEEQVMQILWQLNEGIVKDVLERMPEPKPAYNTVSTVVRVLEGKGFVDHKAYGNSHVYFPLISEDDYKKFSLNKIVNNYFDNSYKSLVSFIADEKKLGIKELDEIAELIEKLKNEKK